The following proteins are encoded in a genomic region of Necator americanus strain Aroian chromosome II, whole genome shotgun sequence:
- a CDS encoding hypothetical protein (NECATOR_CHRII.G5324.T3) has product MAKSGRVSKAPTILRAPVKSEVVETTEDVTIRSNDLDDDHEQLLVRDGVVVGLQQPNGRFVDETGVQVPTSVVHSNARTRRIVIESANENSNEYEPYVPTALPGVADEVESYPCPLCPDRVFLTSFGLEKHSTENHQEHLQEILDHIEAIGAEWRRREEELARRRERVYAARLRQETITRHAIEQVSNGTLGAFTGSGDDVTGNGGEGSDAGERRFKACNLCGILVASDSSAAMESHLRAHKKNDDLKVKLLARYGPEEVCRLMCNECNMVFGDECSLIVHNQQMHTRRRKYVCKWCGHVAYTMTELNVHKADVHAMPPFTTRSDRDRIMRKRYHLQARGLIALGANPRSNEIDDRHGPATTSNNDLSFRTTCEQCGLRLVRPSLLVRHMLRVHSKRAFSCEIEAPGCCNYRIDVNSDRITWTCCSAQFSNRRDFYLHRVNAHLEKLVAGTESLSEYQTYGDSIHPNGTLTPGAGVCVESADGTSYVGRIEAGPDGTMQVVVPQDIMNSNSDFYVVIEDDTELEGQSQFKCVESDDQPINQLDQGQPQLQMQSDQSLGSSDLLGEILVEEPVDEDEGQMIAITEEQYEQLRLQYGDNLENMSVIYVDDTDVGKCEMGGDVNDPPLHSAPVLRS; this is encoded by the exons ATGGCTAAATCTGGAAGGGTGTCAAAGGCTCCAACGATTCTTCGTG CACCTGTAAAAAGCGAGGTAGTTGAAACCACCGAAGACGTCACCATAAGATCAAATGACCTTGATGATGATCACGAACAGTTACTCGTACGAGATGGCGTAGTAGTTGGTCTCCAACAACCTAACGGTCGGTTTGTGGACGAAACGGGGGTGCAG GTGCCAACTTCGGTTGTACATTCTAACGCACGCACAAGGAGAATTGTAATTGAAAGTGCTAATGAGAACAGTAACGAGTATGAGCCGTATGTCCCAACAGCATTGCCAG GAGTAGCCGACGAGGTCGAATCTTATCCATGTCCTCTCTGCCCGGACAGGGTGTTCCTTACATCATTCGGTCTTGAAAAACATTCAACAGAAAATCACCAAGAGCATCTTCAAGAG ATCCTTGATCACATCGAAGCAATCGGTGCAGAATGGCGACGCCGGGAAGAGGAGCTTGCAAGGCGACGTGAACGTGTCTACGCAGCTCGTCTTCGGCAAGAAACTATTACGAGACATGCCATTGAACAGGTCTCAAATGGGACCCTCGGGGCATTTACTG GTTCTGGAGACGATGTTACTGGAAATGGAGGTGAAGGTTCAGATGCAGGAGAACGTCGATTCAAAGCATGCAACTTGTGTGGAATTCTCGTTGCTTCGGACAGTTCGGCTGCTATGGAAAGTCATTTGCGTGCTCATAAAAAGAACGACGATCTCAAAGTTAAGCTCCTGGCACGATATGGTCCCGAG GAAGTTTGCCGTTTGATGTGTAACGAATGTAATATGGTATTCGGAGATGAGTGTAGCTTGATTGTACATAACCAACAAATGCATACAAGGAGGAGAAA ATATGTCTGCAAATGGTGTGGACATGTAGCATATACCATGACTGAATTGAATGTGCATAAAGCTGATGTACATGCGATGCCTCCATTTACCACTAGATCGGACAGAGATAGA ATAATGCGGAAGCGGTATCATCTTCAAGCCCGCGGATTAATTGCTCTTGGAGCAAATCCAAGAAGCAATGAAATAGATGATAGACACGGCCCAGCTACCACATCGAATAACGACCTTTCGTTTCG CACAACGTGCGAACAATGCGGTTTGCGATTAGTTCGTCCTTCACTGTTAGTGAGACACATGCTTAGAGTTCATTCAAAAAGAGCTTTCTCTTGCGAG ATTGAGGCACCTGGGTGCTGTAACTACCGTATTGATGTGAACTCTGATCGAATAACGTGGACTTGTTGTAGTGCCCAATTCTCGAATAG GAGAGACTTCTATCTCCATCGAGTTAACGCTCATCTTGAGAAATTAGTGGCTGGTACTGAGTCTTTGTCTGAATATCAAACCTACGGTGACTCTATCCATCCAAATGGCACTCTTA CTCCTGGTGCTGGAGTTTGTGTGGAGAGTGCCGATGGCACATCCTATGTAGGCAGAATAGAAGCGGGTCCGGACGGTACAATGCAG GTCGTTGTCCCTCAGGATATCATGAACAGCAACAGCGACTTTTATGTTGTAATAGAAGACGATACTGAACTAGAAGGACAATCCCAA TTCAAGTGCGTGGAATCCGATGACCAACCAATAAATCAGCTCGATCAAGGACAGCCACAGCTGCAAATGCAATCTGATCAAAGTTTAGGGTCTTCGGATCTGTTGGGAGAAATTTTAGTGGAGGAGCCGGTGGACGAA GATGAAGGACAGATGATTGCAATTACTGAAGAGCAATACGAGCAGCTACGGTTGCAGTATGGTGACAACTTAGAAAATATG AGTGTTATATATGTGGATGATACAGATGTCGGTAAGTGTGAGATGGGTGGCGATGTCAATGATCCCCCTCTACATAGCGCACCGGTACTGCGTAGCTGA
- a CDS encoding hypothetical protein (NECATOR_CHRII.G5320.T4): MALNSTCYRILQSSPELHTPPSKSSLSHTFLGNSVPSSLLRKYRPPIMDLEEANGNLLADDTRTVSPQRGTPMTDDRVSGSDLVTINVSGLRFQTFERTLARFPNSLLGNKAKRERYYVQDLNEYFFDRHRSTFESILYIYQSGGRVKRPESVPIDIFLREMRFFQMGDHLVEEFWIAEGYEKPKEAIMPTNKSQRRLWELMEYPDSSLAARIIAFISIAVIIVSIVSFCWETVPSGDNRDPGGLITMSPNATEKEEGRNFSNPFFWIEFVCILWFTLELTLRFISCPSKVTFMTSFLNIIDFVAIAPFFVNLIWADASKSGSSMSFAVLRVLRLVRVFRIFKLSRHSVGLQILGKTFRASVQEFCLLIFFMVIALVLFASGMYFAEQGEPQSKFTSIPASFWFVLVTMTTVGYGDLVPLSPQGKVVGSMCALIGVLTLALPVPIIVANFKHFYRQENRLATMRTAVRTARFAVRVKALQAAEIRNRNRGTFFFIPVAALYHKGPLENSGPQLCRRPLFVFSISLSVLLFFCSLFRVILSGPYCCIINSVPS, encoded by the exons ATGGCATTGAACAGTACTTGTTACCGTATCCTTCAAAGCTCCCCGGAGCTACATACGCCTCCATCCAAATCGTCACTTTCCCACACTTTTTTGGG GAATTCTGTTCCATCCTCATTATTGAGAAAATACAG GCCTCCAATTATGGATCTGGAGGAGGCCAATGGGAATTTATTAGCAGACGACACAAGAACGGTCAGTCCTCAACGAGGAACACCGATGACAGATGACAG GGTCAGCGGAAGCGATCTGGTTACGATCAACGTTTCCGGACTACGATTTCAAACATTCGAGAGGACGTTAGCCAG ATTCCCAAACAGCCTTCTCGGAAATAAGGCGAAACGAGAACGATATTATGTGCAGGATTTAAACGAGTATTTTTTCGATCGACATCGATCCAC GTTCGAATCGATTCTATATATTTATCAGAGCGGAGGACGTGTTAAACGTCCAGAATCTGTGCCTATCGACATATTTCTCAGAGAAATGCGATTTTTTCAG ATGGGCGATCATCTTGTAGAAGAGTTCTGGATTGCTGAAGGTTACGAAAAACCAAAGGAAGCAATTATGCCGACGAACAAATCGCAGCGGAGATTATGGGAATTGATGGAATATCCAGATAGTTCATTAGCCGCTCGTATTATCGCTTTTATATCCATAGCCGTGATTATAGT CTCAATTGTGTCCTTCTGCTGGGAAACGGTTCCGTCCGGTGACAACAGAGATCCTGGTGGTCTTATTACAATGTCACCGAATGCcacagaaaaggaagaaggcaGAAACTTCTCCAATCCGTTCTTTTGGATTGAATTCGTCTGTATACTTTGGTTCACTTTAG aattaacACTGCGCTTCATAAGTTGCCCATCAAAAGTCACATTTATGACGTCATTTCTTAATATAATCGATTTTGTTGCTATCGCTCCTTTCTTTGTCAACTTAATATG GGCCGACGCTAGCAAGTCGGGCTCGTCGATGTCATTCGCCGTTCTTCGAGTTCTTCGACTTGTTCGAGTGTTTCGTATATTTAAACTGAGCAG GCACTCGGTTGGTCTGCAGATTCTCGGAAAAACGTTCCGGGCATCAGTCCAAGAATTCTGCTTGCTCATCTTTTTTATGGTAATAGCACTCGTACTATTTGCCTCAGGAATGTATTTTGCCGAACAAGGCGAACCACAATCGAAATTCACCTCAATTCCAGCTTCATTTTGGTTTGTGCTG GTGACAATGACAACAGTCGG ATATGGGGATCTCGTCCCATTGAGTCCACAAGGAAAAGTTGTTGGTTCGATGTGCGCTTTGATTGGAGTGCTTACACTCGCTCTGCCCGTACCGATTATT gtGGCTAACTTCAAGCATTTCTATCGCCAAGAAAATCGTCTAGCCACTATGCGAACAGCTG TGCGAACAGCGAG ATTTGCAGTGCGAGTGAAAGCACTACAAGCAGCGGAAATACGAAACAGGAATCG CGGGACTTTCTTCTTCATACCGGTCGCTGCACTCTATCATAAAGGACCGCTG GAAAACAGTGGTCCTCAACTGTGTCGCCGTCCCCTCTTtgtcttttcaatttctcttagtgttcttcttttcttctgttcacTGTTTCGTGTTATTTTATCGGGTCCTTATTGCTGTATCATAAACTCTGTTCCCTCATAA
- a CDS encoding hypothetical protein (NECATOR_CHRII.G5324.T2) — translation MAKSGRVSKAPTILRAPVKSEVVETTEDVTIRSNDLDDDHEQLLVRDGVVVGLQQPNGRFVDETGVQVPTSVVHSNARTRRIVIESANENSNEYEPYVPTALPGVADEVESYPCPLCPDRVFLTSFGLEKHSTENHQEHLQEILDHIEAIGAEWRRREEELARRRERVYAARLRQETITRHAIEQVSNGTLGAFTGSGDDVTGNGGEGSDAGERRFKACNLCGILVASDSSAAMESHLRAHKKNDDLKVKLLARYGPEEVCRLMCNECNMVFGDECSLIVHNQQMHTRRRKYVCKWCGHVAYTMTELNVHKADVHAMPPFTTRSDRDRIMRKRYHLQARGLIALGANPRSNEIDDRHGPATTSNNDLSFRTTCEQCGLRLVRPSLLVRHMLRVHSKRAFSCEIEAPGCCNYRIDVNSDRITWTCCSAQFSNRRDFYLHRVNAHLEKLVAGTESLSEYQTYGDSIHPNGTLTPGAGVCVESADGTSYVGRIEAGPDGTMQVVVPQDIMNSNSDFYVVIEDDTELEGQSQCVESDDQPINQLDQGQPQLQMQSDQSLGSSDLLGEILVEEPVDEDEGQMIAITEEQYEQLRLQYGDNLENMSVIYVDDTDVGKCEMGGDVNDPPLHSAPVLRS, via the exons ATGGCTAAATCTGGAAGGGTGTCAAAGGCTCCAACGATTCTTCGTG CACCTGTAAAAAGCGAGGTAGTTGAAACCACCGAAGACGTCACCATAAGATCAAATGACCTTGATGATGATCACGAACAGTTACTCGTACGAGATGGCGTAGTAGTTGGTCTCCAACAACCTAACGGTCGGTTTGTGGACGAAACGGGGGTGCAG GTGCCAACTTCGGTTGTACATTCTAACGCACGCACAAGGAGAATTGTAATTGAAAGTGCTAATGAGAACAGTAACGAGTATGAGCCGTATGTCCCAACAGCATTGCCAG GAGTAGCCGACGAGGTCGAATCTTATCCATGTCCTCTCTGCCCGGACAGGGTGTTCCTTACATCATTCGGTCTTGAAAAACATTCAACAGAAAATCACCAAGAGCATCTTCAAGAG ATCCTTGATCACATCGAAGCAATCGGTGCAGAATGGCGACGCCGGGAAGAGGAGCTTGCAAGGCGACGTGAACGTGTCTACGCAGCTCGTCTTCGGCAAGAAACTATTACGAGACATGCCATTGAACAGGTCTCAAATGGGACCCTCGGGGCATTTACTG GTTCTGGAGACGATGTTACTGGAAATGGAGGTGAAGGTTCAGATGCAGGAGAACGTCGATTCAAAGCATGCAACTTGTGTGGAATTCTCGTTGCTTCGGACAGTTCGGCTGCTATGGAAAGTCATTTGCGTGCTCATAAAAAGAACGACGATCTCAAAGTTAAGCTCCTGGCACGATATGGTCCCGAG GAAGTTTGCCGTTTGATGTGTAACGAATGTAATATGGTATTCGGAGATGAGTGTAGCTTGATTGTACATAACCAACAAATGCATACAAGGAGGAGAAA ATATGTCTGCAAATGGTGTGGACATGTAGCATATACCATGACTGAATTGAATGTGCATAAAGCTGATGTACATGCGATGCCTCCATTTACCACTAGATCGGACAGAGATAGA ATAATGCGGAAGCGGTATCATCTTCAAGCCCGCGGATTAATTGCTCTTGGAGCAAATCCAAGAAGCAATGAAATAGATGATAGACACGGCCCAGCTACCACATCGAATAACGACCTTTCGTTTCG CACAACGTGCGAACAATGCGGTTTGCGATTAGTTCGTCCTTCACTGTTAGTGAGACACATGCTTAGAGTTCATTCAAAAAGAGCTTTCTCTTGCGAG ATTGAGGCACCTGGGTGCTGTAACTACCGTATTGATGTGAACTCTGATCGAATAACGTGGACTTGTTGTAGTGCCCAATTCTCGAATAG GAGAGACTTCTATCTCCATCGAGTTAACGCTCATCTTGAGAAATTAGTGGCTGGTACTGAGTCTTTGTCTGAATATCAAACCTACGGTGACTCTATCCATCCAAATGGCACTCTTA CTCCTGGTGCTGGAGTTTGTGTGGAGAGTGCCGATGGCACATCCTATGTAGGCAGAATAGAAGCGGGTCCGGACGGTACAATGCAG GTCGTTGTCCCTCAGGATATCATGAACAGCAACAGCGACTTTTATGTTGTAATAGAAGACGATACTGAACTAGAAGGACAATCCCAA TGCGTGGAATCCGATGACCAACCAATAAATCAGCTCGATCAAGGACAGCCACAGCTGCAAATGCAATCTGATCAAAGTTTAGGGTCTTCGGATCTGTTGGGAGAAATTTTAGTGGAGGAGCCGGTGGACGAA GATGAAGGACAGATGATTGCAATTACTGAAGAGCAATACGAGCAGCTACGGTTGCAGTATGGTGACAACTTAGAAAATATG AGTGTTATATATGTGGATGATACAGATGTCGGTAAGTGTGAGATGGGTGGCGATGTCAATGATCCCCCTCTACATAGCGCACCGGTACTGCGTAGCTGA
- a CDS encoding hypothetical protein (NECATOR_CHRII.G5321.T1), producing the protein MLNCSSCESRTGRNVTCDPDPPFIQRLDVLTNDFDLNASHAAYARISRTFIKAADAEHICMLFDGNMSTAVNVEKSLKFSSRLTAL; encoded by the coding sequence ATGCTCAACTGCTCCAGCTGCGAAAGTCGTACTGGACGAAATGTGACATGTGATCCAGATCCACCATTCATTCAACGGTTGGACGTGCTGACTAACGACTTCGATCTCAACGCCAGCCACGCCGCCTACGCTCGAATTTCTCGAACTTTCATCAAAGCAGCTGACGCAGAACACATTTGCATGTTGTTCGACGGAAATATGAGCACAGCTGTGAACGTAGAAAAATCTCTTAAGTTCAGCTCGAGGTTGACCGCCCTTTGA
- a CDS encoding hypothetical protein (NECATOR_CHRII.G5324.T1), with product MSGVQRKVPRIMAKSGRVSKAPTILRAPVKSEVVETTEDVTIRSNDLDDDHEQLLVRDGVVVGLQQPNGRFVDETGVQVPTSVVHSNARTRRIVIESANENSNEYEPYVPTALPGVADEVESYPCPLCPDRVFLTSFGLEKHSTENHQEHLQEILDHIEAIGAEWRRREEELARRRERVYAARLRQETITRHAIEQVSNGTLGAFTGSGDDVTGNGGEGSDAGERRFKACNLCGILVASDSSAAMESHLRAHKKNDDLKVKLLARYGPEEVCRLMCNECNMVFGDECSLIVHNQQMHTRRRKYVCKWCGHVAYTMTELNVHKADVHAMPPFTTRSDRDRIMRKRYHLQARGLIALGANPRSNEIDDRHGPATTSNNDLSFRTTCEQCGLRLVRPSLLVRHMLRVHSKRAFSCEIEAPGCCNYRIDVNSDRITWTCCSAQFSNRRDFYLHRVNAHLEKLVAGTESLSEYQTYGDSIHPNGTLTPGAGVCVESADGTSYVGRIEAGPDGTMQVVVPQDIMNSNSDFYVVIEDDTELEGQSQFKCVESDDQPINQLDQGQPQLQMQSDQSLGSSDLLGEILVEEPVDEDEGQMIAITEEQYEQLRLQYGDNLENMSVIYVDDTDVGKCEMGGDVNDPPLHSAPVLRS from the exons ATGTCAGGGGTGCAACGAAAAGTTCCTCGGATAATGGCTAAATCTGGAAGGGTGTCAAAGGCTCCAACGATTCTTCGTG CACCTGTAAAAAGCGAGGTAGTTGAAACCACCGAAGACGTCACCATAAGATCAAATGACCTTGATGATGATCACGAACAGTTACTCGTACGAGATGGCGTAGTAGTTGGTCTCCAACAACCTAACGGTCGGTTTGTGGACGAAACGGGGGTGCAG GTGCCAACTTCGGTTGTACATTCTAACGCACGCACAAGGAGAATTGTAATTGAAAGTGCTAATGAGAACAGTAACGAGTATGAGCCGTATGTCCCAACAGCATTGCCAG GAGTAGCCGACGAGGTCGAATCTTATCCATGTCCTCTCTGCCCGGACAGGGTGTTCCTTACATCATTCGGTCTTGAAAAACATTCAACAGAAAATCACCAAGAGCATCTTCAAGAG ATCCTTGATCACATCGAAGCAATCGGTGCAGAATGGCGACGCCGGGAAGAGGAGCTTGCAAGGCGACGTGAACGTGTCTACGCAGCTCGTCTTCGGCAAGAAACTATTACGAGACATGCCATTGAACAGGTCTCAAATGGGACCCTCGGGGCATTTACTG GTTCTGGAGACGATGTTACTGGAAATGGAGGTGAAGGTTCAGATGCAGGAGAACGTCGATTCAAAGCATGCAACTTGTGTGGAATTCTCGTTGCTTCGGACAGTTCGGCTGCTATGGAAAGTCATTTGCGTGCTCATAAAAAGAACGACGATCTCAAAGTTAAGCTCCTGGCACGATATGGTCCCGAG GAAGTTTGCCGTTTGATGTGTAACGAATGTAATATGGTATTCGGAGATGAGTGTAGCTTGATTGTACATAACCAACAAATGCATACAAGGAGGAGAAA ATATGTCTGCAAATGGTGTGGACATGTAGCATATACCATGACTGAATTGAATGTGCATAAAGCTGATGTACATGCGATGCCTCCATTTACCACTAGATCGGACAGAGATAGA ATAATGCGGAAGCGGTATCATCTTCAAGCCCGCGGATTAATTGCTCTTGGAGCAAATCCAAGAAGCAATGAAATAGATGATAGACACGGCCCAGCTACCACATCGAATAACGACCTTTCGTTTCG CACAACGTGCGAACAATGCGGTTTGCGATTAGTTCGTCCTTCACTGTTAGTGAGACACATGCTTAGAGTTCATTCAAAAAGAGCTTTCTCTTGCGAG ATTGAGGCACCTGGGTGCTGTAACTACCGTATTGATGTGAACTCTGATCGAATAACGTGGACTTGTTGTAGTGCCCAATTCTCGAATAG GAGAGACTTCTATCTCCATCGAGTTAACGCTCATCTTGAGAAATTAGTGGCTGGTACTGAGTCTTTGTCTGAATATCAAACCTACGGTGACTCTATCCATCCAAATGGCACTCTTA CTCCTGGTGCTGGAGTTTGTGTGGAGAGTGCCGATGGCACATCCTATGTAGGCAGAATAGAAGCGGGTCCGGACGGTACAATGCAG GTCGTTGTCCCTCAGGATATCATGAACAGCAACAGCGACTTTTATGTTGTAATAGAAGACGATACTGAACTAGAAGGACAATCCCAA TTCAAGTGCGTGGAATCCGATGACCAACCAATAAATCAGCTCGATCAAGGACAGCCACAGCTGCAAATGCAATCTGATCAAAGTTTAGGGTCTTCGGATCTGTTGGGAGAAATTTTAGTGGAGGAGCCGGTGGACGAA GATGAAGGACAGATGATTGCAATTACTGAAGAGCAATACGAGCAGCTACGGTTGCAGTATGGTGACAACTTAGAAAATATG AGTGTTATATATGTGGATGATACAGATGTCGGTAAGTGTGAGATGGGTGGCGATGTCAATGATCCCCCTCTACATAGCGCACCGGTACTGCGTAGCTGA
- a CDS encoding hypothetical protein (NECATOR_CHRII.G5323.T1) has protein sequence MIAWSECNKTQGNKRRNFQAELICSASESTTSSGNTKQESVLMLPLDIPTPMISHPLLHTRAGSVFF, from the exons ATGATTGCGTGGTCGGAATGTAACAAAACACAAGGCAACAAACGTCGAAATTTTCAAGCCGAACTT ATTTGCAGTGCGAGTGAAAGCACTACAAGCAGCGGAAATACGAAACAGGAATCGGTACTTATGCTTCCACTGGACATACCGACTCCCATGATCAGTCATCCACTTCTTCACACTCGCGCCGGATCTGTATTTTTCTGA
- a CDS encoding hypothetical protein (NECATOR_CHRII.G5325.T1), translating to MPEEENKQSGGGNRNVRRGSFSGRSNKHGFRGGRRRFGHEFTYPNGGTKEDPLNLNAVKPVEESHNTKQLEEQGSKLLEVLVPKNVKDPLNLIGVEKQRKKRKHAEESFVSEDEIVSPVQRKQKKQRYHSSPKREPKESTSASSLESAGLNAVEGSASGSKPSPAELKKIRQEHFNNRYCYGNFDRYYGTRLEPGQKDSRLLVLKKEWFEKKSVLDIGCNVGFLTLSIAKDFGPRRILGIDIDDHLIGVARKNIRHYCDQEIEFLGKFPASFCTNFGPVSNHTLSFSTKFPDNVWFRKENYVLENEELLETVQEEFDVILALSITKWIHLNFGDDGLRRFFRRAYNQLLPGGRFIVEPQPFASYRKRSKMTEKLKTNYAAIEFKPEDFEMYLIESVGFESVEHLGAPCAKTKGFERPIDVYLKKPPRFMERDTKNSA from the exons ATGGATTCCGTGGCGGACGACGTCGTTTCGGTCATGAATTTACTTATCCAAATGGAGGCACGAAAGAGGATCCCCTGAATCTTAACGCCGTGAAACCTGTTGAAGAATCTCATAACACTAAACAGCTAGAAGAACAAGGCTCCAAGCTCCTAGAG GTGCTTGTCCCCAAGAATGTAAAGGATCCTCTCAATTTGATTGGTGTcgagaaacaaagaaagaa GAGAAAACATGCTGAAGAATCATTTGTTAGTGAAGATGAAATTGTATCTCCTGTCCAACGTAAACAG aaaaaacagcgatatcACAGCAGCCCGAAGCGGGAGCCGAAAGAATCGACGTCAGCGAGTAGCCTCGAGTCTGCGGGCTTGAATGCTGTTGAAGGTTCAGCCAGCGGAAGTAAGCCCAGTCCTGCCGAGCTAAAGAAGATCCGTCAAGAGCACTTTAACAACAG ATATTGCTATGGGAATTTTGATCGGTATTACGGTACGCGTTTGGAACCTGGTCAGAAGGATTCCCGATTATTGGTCCTTAAGAAGGAATggtttgagaagaaaagtgtGTTGGATAttg GTTGCAACGTTGGTTTCTTAACTCTTTCGATCGCAAAGGATTTTGGACCACGTCGTATTCTTGGTATAGACATCGATGATCATCTGATAGGTGTTGCCCGTAAAAATATCCGACATTACTGCGATCAGGAAATTGAG tTCCTCGGAAAGTTTCCCGCATCCTTCTGCACAAACTTTGGTCCTGTTTCCAACCATACTTTATCATTTTCGACGAAATTCCCGGACAATGTGTGGTTCCGAAAGGAAAACTATGTGCTAGAGAACGAAGAACTTTTAGAAACG GTTCAAGAAGAATTTGATGTAATTCTTGCTCTGAGCATAACCAAGTGGATTCACCTTAATTTTGGCGATGATGGTTTGCGTAGATTTTTCCGCCGAGCTTATAATCAACTGCTACCAGGAGGCAGATTCATAGTGGAACCTCAACCGTTTGCGAGTTACAGGAAAAGATCGAAGATGACG gaaaaattgaagacgAACTACGCTGCTATAGAGTTCAAGCCTGAGGACTTTGAAATGTATCTAATTGAATCAGTTGGGTTTGAGAGTGTAGAACATCTCGGTGCCCCTTGTGCGAAGACAAAAG GGTTTGAACGTCCAATTGATGTCTACTTGAAAAAACCGCCAAGGTTTATGGAGCGAGATACGAAGAACAGTGCCTAA
- a CDS encoding hypothetical protein (NECATOR_CHRII.G5322.T1), protein MAPDSVRAPAVNREDWVDGHVQEWHTERITLATVSGDTSEYVEYETVFPANLYDPRDCRMWYVQSLRMNPVDADKDDLREQLVQNAQQTYQTVVPNVPSTNFFINR, encoded by the coding sequence ATGGCCCcggattctgtgcgagctccTGCTGTAAATCGAGAAGATTGGGTAGATGGCCATGTTCAAGAATGGCACACAGAGAGGATTACGCTGGCAACCGTGTCAGGCGATACTAGTGAATACGTTGAATACGAgacggtattcccggcaaacctttATGACCCTCGAGACTGTCGGATGTGGTACGTGCAATCTTTACGGATGAATCCTGTAGATGCGGATAAGGATGACCTTCGCGAACAGCTTGTACAGAACGCTCAACAAACATATcagacggtagttccgaatgTTCCCTCGACCAACTTTTTCATAAACAGGTAG